The following are encoded in a window of Nakamurella sp. A5-74 genomic DNA:
- a CDS encoding AAA family ATPase, translating into MGPTARPMRPAVEPQPLTTHGPARVIAMCNQKGGVGKTTSTINLGAALAGFGRKVLLVDLDPQGALSAGLGVPSHEMDRTIYNLMLERSTSITDVLVSTKVENLDLLPANIDLSAAEVQLINEVGREQTLARALRPVLHAYDYVLIDCQPSLGLLTVNALACSDGVIMPVAAEFFSLRGVALLVDTIEKVQERINPDLAVDGVLVTMFDGRTVHARDVVAMLVQRFGDDVYDTVIARTVKFPETTVAGEPITSYAPTSAAADAYRALAREVIAR; encoded by the coding sequence ATGGGCCCGACTGCTCGTCCGATGCGTCCGGCGGTCGAACCACAGCCGCTCACCACGCACGGTCCCGCCAGGGTCATCGCCATGTGCAACCAGAAGGGTGGGGTCGGCAAGACGACGTCGACCATCAACCTGGGGGCTGCGCTCGCCGGGTTCGGTCGCAAGGTACTGCTGGTCGACCTCGATCCGCAGGGTGCGCTGTCCGCGGGGCTGGGAGTGCCGTCCCACGAGATGGACCGCACGATCTACAACCTGATGTTGGAGCGCTCGACGTCGATCACCGACGTGCTCGTTTCGACCAAGGTCGAGAACCTCGACCTGCTGCCGGCCAACATCGACCTGTCGGCGGCAGAGGTGCAGCTGATCAACGAGGTCGGTCGGGAGCAGACCCTGGCCCGGGCGCTCCGGCCGGTCCTGCATGCCTACGACTACGTCCTCATCGACTGCCAGCCGTCGCTGGGTCTGCTCACGGTGAACGCGCTGGCCTGCTCGGACGGCGTCATCATGCCGGTGGCCGCGGAGTTCTTCTCGCTGCGTGGTGTCGCGCTGTTGGTCGACACGATCGAGAAGGTGCAGGAGCGGATCAATCCCGATCTCGCGGTCGACGGCGTGCTGGTGACGATGTTCGACGGCCGCACCGTGCACGCTCGGGACGTCGTGGCGATGTTGGTGCAGCGCTTCGGGGATGACGTCTACGACACGGTGATCGCGCGCACCGTCAAGTTCCCGGAGACCACGGTCGCCGGTGAACCGATCACCAGCTATGCCCCGACCTCGGCTGCCGCCGATGCCTACCGTGCCCTGGCTCGGGAAGTGATCGCGCGGTGA